One stretch of Deinococcus fonticola DNA includes these proteins:
- a CDS encoding VOC family protein — MNWTLEVVVVPVSDIDQAKVFYEQGLGFHLDFDHRWGETFRVVQLTPLGSGCSIQLGQGLTSMPAGSLRGLQLVVRDLRAAHAELTGGQVPVSDIQVFDRSGAQRPAQADDDLNNVGFMHLKDPDGNSWSVQQITDRP; from the coding sequence ATGAACTGGACGCTTGAAGTGGTCGTCGTTCCGGTCTCTGATATCGATCAGGCCAAAGTGTTCTATGAGCAGGGCCTGGGCTTTCACCTTGACTTCGACCACCGCTGGGGAGAAACCTTCCGGGTGGTGCAGTTGACCCCACTCGGTTCTGGCTGTTCCATTCAGCTTGGCCAGGGTTTGACCTCCATGCCTGCTGGCTCGCTGCGGGGACTACAGCTGGTCGTCCGTGATCTGCGGGCGGCCCATGCTGAGCTGACCGGGGGCCAGGTTCCCGTTTCGGACATTCAGGTGTTCGACCGTTCAGGGGCGCAGCGCCCCGCGCAGGCGGACGACGACCTGAACAATGTGGGCTTCATGCACCTGAAAGACCCTGATGGAAACAGCTGGTCTGTCCAGCAGATCACCGACCGTCCCTGA
- a CDS encoding M12 family metallopeptidase, translated as MKKQVLALVAVTLALASCSQQPDHHADSGDVFTPIHSPANLERQTPDLSVDLRKTPLASLSADLRARLSTEKIVRVILPNGKAVTYANTDGHVVLDGDMILGHSDSAVKIIDGLARSGGTINGQGLSEFAAGRANWGKTIPYFWNNTTFTSSQVSVLNSAISLWNQQIGDAVKWQWNTTPYNKVQFVNGGSGACGSSYVGMIGGTQPLTIGCFNTGTVIHEMGHAAGLHHEHQRCDRDSYVTVGGTDTTNFGRLCTRYQYGNYDYDSIMNYGAPYAYAKTPAGPYQGNPANLGRGSKLSTGDMSALRAIYPNSGTTDPTDPPPPTGAVTYTGTLASGGSAVHPSGGFNWYGGTLKATLTGPSGADFDLYLMQKYSDGNWYTMAKRDSPSASEYIETSQTAGIYRWAVKSYSGSGSYTLNATK; from the coding sequence ATGAAAAAACAAGTCCTTGCCCTCGTTGCCGTAACCCTTGCCCTCGCCAGTTGCAGCCAGCAGCCCGATCATCACGCGGATTCCGGCGATGTGTTCACCCCGATTCACAGCCCGGCCAACCTGGAGCGTCAGACCCCCGACCTGAGCGTCGACCTGCGCAAAACGCCGCTGGCCTCCCTGAGCGCCGACCTGCGCGCGCGCCTGAGCACCGAGAAGATCGTGCGCGTCATTCTGCCCAACGGCAAGGCCGTCACTTACGCCAACACCGACGGTCACGTCGTGCTCGACGGCGACATGATCCTGGGCCACTCCGACAGCGCGGTCAAAATCATCGACGGGCTGGCCCGCAGTGGCGGTACCATCAACGGCCAGGGCTTATCGGAATTTGCTGCCGGCCGTGCCAACTGGGGCAAGACCATTCCTTATTTCTGGAACAACACCACCTTCACCAGCAGCCAGGTCAGCGTCCTGAACAGCGCCATCAGCCTCTGGAACCAGCAGATTGGCGACGCCGTGAAATGGCAATGGAATACCACGCCCTACAACAAGGTGCAGTTCGTCAACGGCGGCTCTGGCGCCTGCGGCTCCTCCTACGTCGGCATGATCGGCGGCACCCAACCCCTCACTATCGGGTGCTTCAACACCGGCACCGTCATCCACGAGATGGGCCACGCCGCCGGTCTGCACCATGAACACCAGCGCTGCGACCGCGACAGCTACGTCACAGTCGGCGGCACCGATACCACCAACTTTGGCCGCCTGTGCACCCGCTACCAGTACGGCAACTACGACTACGACTCGATCATGAACTACGGCGCCCCCTACGCCTACGCCAAGACCCCCGCCGGCCCCTACCAGGGCAACCCCGCGAACCTCGGTAGGGGCAGCAAGCTGAGCACCGGCGACATGTCCGCCCTGCGTGCCATCTACCCCAACAGCGGCACCACCGACCCGACCGATCCCCCGCCCCCCACCGGGGCCGTCACGTACACCGGCACGCTCGCCAGCGGCGGCTCCGCCGTGCATCCCTCCGGCGGCTTCAACTGGTACGGCGGCACCCTGAAGGCCACGCTGACCGGCCCCAGTGGCGCCGATTTCGACCTGTACCTCATGCAGAAGTACTCCGACGGCAACTGGTACACCATGGCCAAGCGCGACAGCCCCAGCGCCAGCGAATACATCGAAACCAGCCAGACCGCCGGCATCTACCGCTGGGCCGTCAAGAGCTACAGCGGCAGCGGCAGCTACACCCTGAACGCCACCAAGTAA
- a CDS encoding LLM class flavin-dependent oxidoreductase, with protein MALPLSVLDLLPIPSGSDAPGALQDALSLVRHAEHLGYSRYWVAEHHNMLGLASSVPLAVLAAASQVTSTIRLGSGGVMLPNHAPLSVAEGYKLLSALAPGRVDLGLGRAPGTDGRTAHALRGNAGLMEEPFERQVAELVAFGTGHYPAGHPFAGIIAAPEGPGLFPPLWMLSSSGYGSHVAAQLGAGLAFAWHINPDTTQARMAAETYRRNFQPSADFPQPKVMVAANVLCADTPEEADELTRPFGLMFLRLRLGTVGQYPSVQEARDYPYTPQEQAVADAARARVIAGTPEVVTERLRTLARDVNADELILSTMTHDQQARKRSYELIKGAWDEPRQ; from the coding sequence ATGGCTCTGCCTCTTTCCGTCCTTGACCTGCTGCCCATTCCTTCCGGCTCGGACGCGCCGGGCGCCCTGCAAGACGCCCTGAGTCTGGTGCGGCACGCCGAACACCTGGGCTACTCGCGTTACTGGGTGGCCGAGCACCACAACATGCTGGGGCTGGCGTCCAGCGTGCCACTCGCGGTGCTGGCAGCGGCGTCTCAGGTCACCAGCACCATTCGGCTGGGTTCCGGCGGCGTGATGCTGCCGAACCACGCACCCCTCAGTGTGGCCGAGGGGTACAAACTGCTCTCGGCCCTCGCGCCGGGCCGCGTCGATCTGGGCCTGGGCCGCGCGCCGGGCACGGACGGACGCACCGCGCACGCCCTGCGGGGCAACGCGGGTCTGATGGAAGAACCCTTCGAGCGGCAGGTCGCGGAACTGGTGGCCTTTGGCACCGGGCACTATCCTGCCGGACATCCCTTTGCCGGGATCATTGCCGCGCCGGAAGGGCCGGGCCTCTTTCCGCCGCTGTGGATGCTGAGCAGCAGCGGATACGGGTCGCACGTCGCCGCGCAGCTGGGGGCGGGGCTGGCGTTCGCGTGGCATATCAACCCCGACACCACCCAGGCCCGCATGGCCGCCGAGACGTATCGCCGCAACTTCCAGCCCTCGGCGGACTTTCCGCAGCCCAAAGTAATGGTGGCGGCGAACGTCCTGTGCGCCGATACCCCGGAGGAGGCCGACGAACTGACCCGGCCTTTCGGCCTGATGTTTTTGCGGCTGCGGCTGGGAACCGTCGGCCAGTACCCCAGCGTACAGGAAGCCAGAGATTACCCGTACACTCCGCAGGAACAGGCGGTGGCCGACGCGGCCCGCGCGCGGGTTATCGCGGGAACGCCCGAGGTGGTCACGGAACGCCTGCGCACACTGGCCCGTGACGTGAACGCCGACGAACTCATTCTCTCCACCATGACGCACGACCAGCAGGCCCGCAAACGCAGTTACGAACTCATCAAGGGAGCCTGGGACGAGCCGCGCCAGTAA
- a CDS encoding NAD(P)/FAD-dependent oxidoreductase, with amino-acid sequence MADVVVIGAGLAGLTAARVLARAGQRVRVLEAATEIGGRVRTHEIEGFTLDAGYQVLFPAYPAVRRQLNVSELDLVPLPSAAVVRRGAQADVIGDPIRDPGGLLSTLRTNLLPALDKGRVAKLALQLRGPEPWQLLRGPDESTEQYLKRQGFSDAALDHFFRPFFGGIFLKRDLSTSARLFRYYFRMLMDGGVALPRRGMGAIPAQLATGLDVSTGVRVTRLLPHGRHVTVVTSAGELDADHVIVATDADTAAHLTQADTARGQVSSTYLYYASPSRLDDQERLILNLDGGLIHNAHWLSNAVPERAPAGQHLLVVAVLGLPELDNQALDARIRAELSRWYGSLDVQRLRTLKVERLPFAQYPQPPEYASTLPGHATDLPGVVLASEVTSMSGIQGAMESGEKAAAIVLDDLQVLSRPRGA; translated from the coding sequence ATGGCGGATGTGGTGGTGATAGGAGCGGGGCTGGCAGGCCTGACGGCGGCGCGAGTGCTGGCGCGGGCGGGGCAGCGGGTGCGGGTGCTGGAAGCGGCAACGGAAATAGGCGGGCGCGTCCGGACGCACGAGATAGAGGGGTTCACGCTGGACGCCGGGTATCAGGTGCTGTTCCCGGCTTACCCGGCGGTGCGGCGCCAGCTGAACGTTTCCGAGCTGGATCTGGTGCCTTTGCCCTCGGCAGCGGTGGTGCGGCGCGGCGCCCAGGCGGACGTGATCGGTGACCCGATCCGTGATCCGGGCGGTCTGCTCAGCACCCTCAGAACGAACCTGTTGCCGGCGCTGGATAAGGGGCGCGTGGCGAAACTGGCCCTGCAACTGCGCGGCCCGGAGCCGTGGCAACTGCTGCGTGGCCCGGACGAGAGCACCGAGCAGTACCTGAAACGCCAGGGCTTCAGTGACGCCGCCCTCGACCACTTCTTCCGTCCTTTCTTCGGGGGCATTTTTCTGAAGCGTGATCTGAGCACGTCGGCGCGGCTGTTCCGCTATTACTTCCGCATGCTGATGGACGGCGGCGTGGCCCTGCCCCGGCGCGGCATGGGGGCCATTCCTGCGCAACTCGCTACGGGGCTCGACGTCAGCACCGGCGTGCGCGTCACCCGCCTGCTGCCCCACGGGCGCCACGTCACGGTGGTCACGTCAGCGGGGGAACTGGACGCCGACCACGTGATCGTCGCCACCGACGCCGACACCGCCGCGCACCTCACCCAGGCGGACACGGCGCGTGGCCAGGTGAGCAGCACCTACCTGTACTACGCCAGCCCCTCGCGGCTGGACGACCAGGAACGCCTGATCCTGAATCTGGACGGTGGCCTGATTCACAACGCCCACTGGCTCAGCAACGCCGTGCCGGAACGCGCCCCGGCCGGGCAGCACCTGCTGGTCGTCGCGGTGCTGGGCCTCCCCGAACTGGATAACCAGGCGTTAGACGCCCGCATCCGCGCTGAACTCTCGCGCTGGTACGGCTCACTGGACGTGCAGCGCCTGCGCACCCTTAAGGTGGAACGCCTTCCCTTCGCGCAATACCCGCAACCGCCCGAGTACGCCAGCACCCTGCCCGGTCACGCCACTGACCTGCCCGGCGTCGTTCTGGCGAGTGAGGTGACCAGCATGAGCGGCATTCAGGGGGCCATGGAAAGCGGCGAGAAGGCCGCCGCGATTGTCCTTGATGACCTGCAGGTGCTCAGCCGCCCACGCGGGGCGTGA
- a CDS encoding AAA family ATPase yields MTASSLTTLPVTTPSVERLQHAAAQLDDVILGKGHQIRLALACILARGHLLIEDQPGVGKTTLAHALSRTLGLGFRRVQFTSDLLPGDLLGVSIWDANTREFHFQPGPIFSEVLLADEINRATPRTQGALLEAMEEGQVSEGGVTRPLPSPFFVIATQNPAAFVGTSPLPEAQLDRFLMTITLGYPDVRAERTLLETGGRGQRVRDLPAVLSGPMLLAAQAEVDRVHAAPALLDYLQLLARATREHPALVTGLSPRALLALLAAARAWAFLAGRQMVLPEDVQAVFGSLAAHRLPLRDPGADIRSVMAALLRDTPIP; encoded by the coding sequence ATGACGGCCTCCTCCCTCACGACCCTGCCAGTCACGACCCCGTCTGTCGAGCGGCTCCAGCACGCGGCGGCGCAACTGGACGACGTGATTCTGGGCAAAGGCCACCAGATCAGGCTGGCGCTGGCGTGCATTCTGGCGCGCGGGCACCTGCTGATCGAGGATCAACCGGGGGTAGGGAAGACCACGCTGGCGCACGCCCTGTCGCGTACGCTGGGGCTCGGGTTTCGCCGGGTGCAGTTCACGTCCGACCTGCTGCCGGGCGACCTGCTGGGCGTCAGCATCTGGGACGCGAACACACGCGAATTTCACTTTCAACCCGGCCCCATTTTCTCCGAGGTGCTGCTGGCCGACGAGATCAACCGCGCCACGCCGCGCACACAGGGCGCCCTGCTGGAAGCCATGGAGGAAGGCCAGGTCAGTGAAGGCGGCGTCACCCGGCCCCTGCCCAGCCCGTTTTTCGTGATCGCCACGCAGAACCCGGCGGCCTTCGTGGGCACGTCCCCTTTGCCCGAAGCGCAGCTCGACCGTTTTTTGATGACCATTACGCTGGGTTACCCGGACGTGCGCGCCGAGCGCACCCTGCTGGAAACCGGCGGGCGTGGTCAGCGCGTGCGTGACCTGCCCGCCGTGCTCAGCGGCCCCATGCTGCTCGCCGCGCAGGCCGAGGTCGACCGGGTGCACGCCGCCCCGGCGCTGCTGGATTACCTGCAACTGCTGGCCCGCGCCACCCGTGAGCACCCGGCGCTGGTCACTGGCCTGAGTCCCCGCGCCCTGCTGGCCCTGCTGGCGGCGGCGCGGGCCTGGGCCTTCCTGGCTGGGCGGCAGATGGTGCTGCCGGAGGATGTGCAGGCGGTCTTCGGTTCGCTGGCCGCCCACCGCCTGCCCCTGCGTGATCCCGGCGCGGATATCCGCAGCGTCATGGCGGCCCTGCTGCGCGACACGCCCATTCCGTGA
- a CDS encoding transglutaminaseTgpA domain-containing protein codes for MTRPAGVRLRPTRLGTAFFGLVLLTLIGCINYSLSLGYGLTFLLGGVWIITAAQALRAVRLLGVTVLPPAQAAVGEKLAFTVQVQQLGPAGNVRVLARPTQGGVAGKPLQGSGVARPDELLHLSLPVPAPVRGPLHLTGVQVAAVDTLGLWHASLPAPDSEAVLVTPRAEANAPTPRTLKVTGTGDAVQRTRGHDEFAGVRAYQPGDSPRLISWKHVARTGTLLTREFDAPAGEGLNLDWNETAGAGTVESRVSRLAAWVAHAQQQKLPFSMNLPAFTLNTGQGEGQVRAALNALAQVRPLPQPSRDQEEEARRPFAPRQPDVLPAGALRFSFLALAFSLLPGLPQWPAWVWALLAGVLGYAALQVDPRRRLPHVPPLALLLSALLAGAGLNASFGTLLGQQAGTALLAVLLALKAAETRTYRDAKLLSLLGLFLLITHFFHSQGPVTAVQVVVASALLLSAAARWVNPATWAGPVWQGQAWRQVGRLMLLATPVAALLFSFFPRPDGPLWRLPLQQNRTGLSDEINAGEYSNLAKDNSVAFRADFGGGAVPPSAERYWRGPVYEEYDGVKWTQALRASFTFAPPSIETTRNAAYRYALTLEPSGKPWLLALESVTQVPPNSLITTGFQAATFRPAAQRTRYELQSQVARTGRREDPRRLELNLFLPAGQNPRATALAAPWRSLPPAERVRRASEYLARGGFTYTLDPPTLPQDNRIDAFLFGSRTGFCEHYASAFAFLMRSAGVPARVVGGYQGGELNPAGDYLIVRQQDAHAWTEVWLAGQGWVRVDPTALIAPARVNTNLGTALSQPNATTARPRSTWQQLALRFDAFQNNWNNWVAGYDGEQQRTLLSRLGVSGVGSAPYMLALLVGVLLVLLPIFALVRRSARPGDPAQAALFDLSEKLKLPRQPGETASAYAQRAAQQYPALEKTLREIAERFNLLRYGPAAPPERLKELRHLIRQLRR; via the coding sequence GTGACCCGCCCGGCTGGCGTCCGGCTCCGCCCCACCCGGCTGGGCACGGCGTTCTTTGGGCTGGTATTGCTCACGCTGATCGGGTGCATCAATTACAGCCTGAGCCTGGGCTACGGCCTGACCTTCCTGCTGGGCGGCGTGTGGATCATCACGGCGGCGCAGGCTTTACGGGCCGTGCGCCTGCTGGGCGTGACTGTCCTGCCGCCCGCGCAGGCGGCAGTGGGAGAAAAGCTGGCGTTCACGGTACAGGTGCAGCAACTCGGCCCCGCCGGCAATGTCAGAGTTCTGGCCCGGCCGACACAGGGCGGCGTGGCGGGCAAACCCTTGCAGGGCAGCGGCGTGGCCCGTCCAGACGAGTTGCTGCACCTGTCCCTGCCGGTTCCCGCGCCGGTGCGTGGCCCGCTTCACCTGACAGGGGTGCAGGTGGCCGCGGTGGATACCCTGGGCCTGTGGCACGCCAGCCTGCCCGCCCCGGACTCGGAGGCCGTGCTGGTCACGCCCAGAGCGGAAGCGAACGCGCCCACGCCCCGAACCCTGAAGGTCACGGGAACGGGCGACGCGGTTCAGCGCACCAGGGGACACGACGAGTTCGCTGGCGTGCGGGCCTACCAGCCGGGCGACTCGCCGCGCCTGATCTCGTGGAAGCACGTGGCCCGCACCGGAACACTCCTGACCCGTGAATTCGACGCGCCCGCCGGAGAGGGTCTGAACCTCGACTGGAACGAGACGGCCGGCGCTGGCACGGTCGAGTCCCGTGTGTCCCGTCTGGCCGCGTGGGTGGCGCACGCGCAGCAACAAAAGTTGCCCTTCTCCATGAATCTGCCGGCTTTCACCCTCAACACGGGGCAGGGAGAGGGCCAGGTGCGCGCCGCCCTGAACGCTCTGGCGCAGGTCAGGCCCTTGCCTCAACCGTCGCGAGATCAAGAAGAAGAAGCCCGGAGGCCCTTCGCCCCACGTCAACCGGATGTGTTGCCAGCGGGGGCGCTGCGGTTCTCGTTCCTGGCCCTGGCGTTCTCGCTACTGCCCGGCCTGCCGCAGTGGCCCGCGTGGGTGTGGGCGCTGCTGGCGGGGGTGCTGGGGTACGCCGCCCTGCAGGTCGACCCGCGCCGCCGCCTGCCACACGTTCCCCCGCTGGCCCTGCTGCTGAGTGCGTTGCTGGCGGGCGCGGGCCTGAACGCCAGTTTCGGCACGCTGCTGGGCCAGCAGGCCGGAACCGCCTTGCTGGCCGTGCTGCTGGCCCTGAAGGCCGCCGAGACGCGCACCTACCGCGACGCGAAACTGCTGTCCCTGCTGGGGCTGTTCCTCCTCATCACGCATTTCTTTCACTCGCAGGGGCCCGTGACCGCCGTGCAGGTCGTGGTCGCCAGTGCGCTGCTGCTGAGCGCCGCGGCCCGCTGGGTCAACCCGGCCACCTGGGCCGGCCCAGTCTGGCAGGGGCAAGCGTGGCGTCAGGTGGGTCGCCTGATGTTGCTCGCCACGCCCGTGGCCGCGCTGCTGTTCTCGTTTTTTCCCCGTCCGGACGGCCCGCTGTGGCGCCTGCCCCTTCAGCAGAACAGGACGGGCCTGTCCGACGAGATCAACGCCGGGGAATACAGCAACCTCGCCAAGGACAATTCCGTGGCTTTCCGCGCCGATTTCGGGGGGGGCGCGGTTCCGCCGTCCGCCGAGCGGTACTGGCGCGGCCCGGTGTACGAGGAGTACGACGGCGTGAAATGGACGCAGGCCCTGCGGGCCAGTTTTACTTTTGCGCCGCCCTCCATCGAGACCACCCGCAACGCCGCCTACCGTTACGCCCTGACCCTGGAACCCAGCGGCAAACCCTGGCTGCTGGCCCTGGAAAGCGTGACGCAGGTGCCGCCGAACTCCCTGATCACCACCGGGTTTCAGGCCGCCACCTTCCGCCCCGCTGCCCAGCGCACCCGGTACGAACTGCAGAGTCAGGTGGCCCGAACCGGACGCCGCGAGGATCCCCGCCGCCTGGAATTGAACCTGTTCCTGCCGGCTGGCCAGAACCCCCGCGCCACCGCCCTGGCGGCGCCGTGGCGCTCGCTGCCGCCCGCCGAGCGCGTGCGCAGGGCCAGCGAGTACCTGGCCCGTGGGGGCTTCACGTACACCCTCGACCCGCCCACCCTGCCGCAGGACAACCGTATCGACGCTTTTCTGTTCGGCTCCAGAACCGGCTTCTGCGAGCATTACGCCAGCGCCTTCGCGTTCCTGATGCGCTCGGCTGGCGTGCCCGCTCGCGTGGTCGGCGGGTATCAGGGCGGTGAGCTGAACCCGGCCGGCGATTACCTGATCGTGCGGCAGCAGGACGCGCACGCCTGGACCGAAGTGTGGCTGGCCGGCCAGGGCTGGGTGCGCGTCGACCCGACCGCCCTGATCGCGCCCGCCCGCGTGAACACGAACCTGGGCACGGCCCTGAGCCAGCCGAACGCCACCACTGCCCGGCCCCGCAGCACCTGGCAGCAACTGGCCCTGCGCTTCGACGCCTTTCAGAACAACTGGAACAACTGGGTCGCCGGGTACGACGGCGAACAGCAACGCACCCTGCTCTCGCGCCTGGGGGTCAGCGGCGTGGGTTCCGCGCCTTACATGCTGGCGCTGCTGGTGGGCGTCCTGCTTGTCCTGCTGCCCATTTTTGCCCTGGTGCGCCGCAGTGCCCGCCCCGGCGATCCCGCCCAGGCAGCCCTCTTCGACCTGAGCGAGAAACTGAAACTGCCGCGCCAGCCCGGTGAAACGGCGAGTGCCTACGCCCAGCGCGCGGCCCAGCAGTATCCGGCGCTGGAAAAGACCCTGCGGGAGATCGCCGAGCGCTTCAACCTGCTGCGCTATGGCCCGGCGGCCCCCCCGGAGCGGCTGAAGGAACTGCGGCACCTGATCCGGCAGCTCAGACGCTGA